The Acutalibacter muris genomic sequence GATATGAAGTGGGAAGGCCGGCAGGAGGGGGAAGAAAGCAAACTGTTTGCCAACCTCAAGGCTCTAATGGAGAACCTTGATATTCCAGCGGACAAGGCAATGGATTTGCTTAATGTCCCAGCCAGTGACCGGCCAAAGTACCGGAAGATGCTGGACGAGTAACAAGCACAGCAGAAAAGTGATGGGAGGCAGGTCAACTGGACCTGCCTCCTGTTTTATTTGCCCAGGGCAGGACAGTCGCAGGGACGACAACCGTGCGACCATGGTGCGACAGGTTGTGGGACATGGAAACATATTGCCAGGAAAGGAAAGCTGAAAGTTTGTCGCACTGTCTCACCTATTTTTGAAAACTTTTAAAGGTAAGGAAAAATAGGTAGTGTATAGTATTGGAAAAAAGTTTTTTGACAGGCTACGACGGTGCGACAATGCGACAGCCAATCCGCATATCATGGCTCTGGTGTTATCATCCTCCCCTTTGTCCAAAGCCGCATCGTCCCGATGCCAGGAGCCGCCATGCCGTAATTTCACCTGAAAGGAGTGACCTGCCATGAGCCGCATATCCCTTGATACCCGCCTACAGACCCTGGAGGAAACGGGTTGCAGTGACCCTACCGTACTGCCTAAAATCCTCCAAAGCTGGGGCAGCGCCCCGGCCTACGGCTTCTTCCCGGAGGGGAAACAGTGGGAGCAGATGCAGCGGATTCTCAGCCTGGACCCAGACGATGGGGCAGTCATCACCTACCGGCAAATGTCCCGGGCCATACAGGAGCTGTGTGAGGCCCCGTTCCCTGGCGGCAGCGGCTCGGGTATGTTCGTGGACGCCATCGCGCTGCTGGGCCGCGCCTTTGCCGACTGCCGGCCTGCGTCTGCCCCAGCCAGTAACCAGCGCCTCCCCCTGTCCGAGCGCCTGAAAGCACCCGACAGCCATCTCAAGAGGCGCATACTCGCCCTGCGCACCCAGGCCATGGCCCTGGCCGTGGAGGGGATGACCGGCGGCAAGCCTATGGATTTCTCCCGCTTCATCCATGAAAATATTGCCGTTCATTATGTGCCGGAGGACGAGGGGAAAATCCAAACCGGCGAGGCGCTGCACCTGGCCGGGGAACTGGAAGCCGCTGCGGTCGCCTGCATCCGCCACTACCTGCTGGTCCTGCCATTCACCATGATATAAGGAGGTTTTTGCTATGAATCCATTTTACACCATGCCCAATATTCTGACCGAAACCAGCGAGGGCGCCACAGCCCACAGCTTGCAGGATGAACTGTTCAAAGAGCGGGAAATCGAACTTGTCGGCGAAATCACCCAGGAGTCGGCCTATTCCATCATTTTGCAGCTGAGATACTTACAGAAGTCTGACTCTGCGGCCCCCATCACGGTCTATATCAACAGCCCGGGCGGCGAGGTTGCCAGCGGGCTGGCGCTCTATGACGTGATGCGGGCTGTCAAGTGCCCCGTCCGCACCGTCTGCGTGGGTACTGCCGCCAGCATGGCCGCTATCCTGTTTGCCAGCGGCACAGAGCGGGGGATTTTACCCCACGGGAAAATCATGATTCACGACCCGCTGACTACAGGTATAAATGGCAGCGCCCTAACCATCGACAGCTTGAGCAGGAACCTGATGGAGACCCGGCAAATCACAGCCGGGATTCTGGCGAAGCACACCGGGCGCCCTCTGGATGAGATTTTCGCCTGTACCGCAAAAGATACCTATTTCAACGCCCAGGAGGCTGTCGGCTTCGGCCTGGCTGACTACATCGTGGAAGAAATGTGAGGTGGAAACCATGAGCTATAGAATCCTGTCCCAAGACTGCCTCGCAGACAATAACTCCCACGCCACGGGGCTGAACAACAACGACCTGATTGTCGGCCCCAGCGGAGCGGGCAAGACCCGGGGGTACGTGCTGCCCAACATCCTGCAATGCAGCGAGAGCTTTATCGTGGCTGACACCAAGAACAGCCTGCGGGCCGAGACCGAGGCCGTACTTCGTCAAAATGGCTATAAGGTGCTCTCCCTTGACCTTTGCGGAGGCCCGTCCAGCGGCTACAACCCCCTGGACTACATCCGTCTGGACCCCAAGACCAACCGCCACAACGAACAGGACATTATGGCTGTCTCCGCCGCCCTTATCCCCATCGAGACGCCCCGGGACCCGTTCTGGGAGTTTTCCGCCCGGATTTACCTGGAGAGCATCATTGGCTATGTGCTGGAGAGCCTGCCGGAAGAGGAGCACACCATGGACTCCGTGGTACGCCTCTCCCGGGAGATTGGCACGGGCAGGCTCTCGAAGCTGATGGACGAGCTTGCCGTCCTGGACCCGGACTCCTTCGCCGCGCGCCGCTACTCTATTTGCCGGGACGGCGAAAAGGCCGACCGTACCAACGCCTGCGTGCTCATGTTCCTGGCGGAAAAGCTGGCCCCGCTGGACTATGCGGGGGCCAGGGCCATGTTCCACAACCCGGACAAAATCGGCCTTGCCCGGCTGGGCCGGGAAAAGACCGCCGTGTTTCTCGGCGTCAGCGATACCGACCGCTCCATGGACCGGCTGGCAAACCTGTTTTACACCCAGGCCCTGCACGTCCTCTGCGATGAAGCGGACCACAATCCCGCCCACCGTCTGAACGTCCCGGTACGCTTCATCCTGGACGACTTTGCCGCCAACGCCCGCATCCCGGACTTTGACAAGATACTGTCCGTTGTCCGTTCCCGAGATATCTCCGCCAGCGTGATTTTGCAGAGCATTTCCCAGCTGGAGAGTATGTACGGCCACGCGGCGGCTATGACCATCATCAACAACTGCGACCATTGCCTGTACCTGGGCGGACAGGACGTGGAGACCGCCCGGTACATGGGCCTCAAGGCCAACCGCAGCACCGGCACGATGCTGTCTATGCCCCTGGACAGCGCGTGGCTGTTCGCCCGGGGAGAGCAGCCGAGGCTCACCAGGAAATTCGACCTATACAGCCACCGGCGCTGTCATGAGCGCCGGGGCTACGAAAAAACTGACCAAGAGGAGGCAATTGCATGAGGACAAACGCAGGCTACACAATTACAGATTCAGTTCATGTCGGGGATGTGGAGTTCGTGCTGGGAGAGCAAGAAAACGGCAAGCAATTTGTTACCTGGGAGTGCAAAGCCGGGAACGATTACTGCTGGGGCCACTACTTTGACAGCATTACCGCCGTCAAGCTGGACCTGCTCGCCCGGGCCCGCCACGCGCTGGAGGGGAACACCCCCACGCTCAAGCCCTATTTCTTCTGCATGACAATCTGTGTCATGCGGACAGGCATCGCCATTGGGCGCAGGTGCGGGGTGGTCTTTGCGGATAGCCGGGAATCGGCTGAAAGCACCGCCTGGGAGCGTTTCGGCGGGAACAGTGCCTGCAAATTGTGGGTGGAGGAAGTGCCGGAAGATGGGTACAGCTACACCGCGTATAAATCCGAGATTATGTAGAAAGGAGGCCCTGCTATGCCCGCTGCCTATGATTCACTCCGCGCCCTCAGCCGCCAGACCATGAAAAAACTGCTGGATGTGCAGGAGTGGCGGAAGTTTCTGGCCTTTGCCAGCCGGAGCTTTAAGCTGCCCTTCCCGGCCCAGGTGCTGGCCTATGCCCAGCGCCCGGACGCTGCCGCCCTGATGAAATCCAGCGACTGGGAGGCCGTGTACGGGCGTCCTGCCAAGAAGGGCTGCCACGGCGTCCCTGTGCCGGAGGGCCGGGGGAAGAAGCTGGTATACTATTACGACATAGCCGACACCAGGGAAACGGATGAGTCCAGACCGGTCCTGCTCTGGCACGTCCGGCCGGAAAATCAAAAGGGGATAGGTAAGGCTCTGGAGTCTTACCTCGGCAAGCTGGAGGACGCCTCTGGCTTTGCCGAAACCCTGCTTGCCGCTGCCAGAAAGACGGTCGCCTGCACCCTGGACGACCGCTTAGATGACCTGGCCGCCCATAGCCCCGGCAGTCTGCTGGAAGAGCTGGACAGCGATAACCTGCTTGCCGCCTACCGCACCATGATAGAGAACAGCGTGGGCTATATGCTTCTGTCAAGGTGCGGGCTTGACCCCTCGCCACATTTCATAGACGAGGACTTTTACGGCTTGCTGGACTTCAACACTCCGTCTACCCTGACGATTCTGGGCAGCGCCGTGACAGAAACCGCCGCCATGTGCCTGTCCGTGATTGCCAAAGCCGTGCGGAGGATGCAGGCCGCGCCGGCCGAGGCAGAGCGTGCCCCAGCCGTTCCAAAGCCCGCATTACTCCAGCCTGTCCCAGAGAAGCGCTACACCCTGCAAGGCGGGTGGGAGCTTGCCGTTGTGGGCAGCGACGCGGAGTCCATCCTGTACAGCTTTATCGACTTGCCTGAACAGGAGCCTGTCCCGGTATCCCGCAAGGACTTCGACCAATGGCTGGCGGCTGGCTTCATTCAGCCCGCCCCCGCCGCCATCCCGGCATGATGTACTACGGCAAAGATGCGATTATGGATGTCCGGGGAATC encodes the following:
- a CDS encoding VirD4-like conjugal transfer protein, CD1115 family — translated: MSYRILSQDCLADNNSHATGLNNNDLIVGPSGAGKTRGYVLPNILQCSESFIVADTKNSLRAETEAVLRQNGYKVLSLDLCGGPSSGYNPLDYIRLDPKTNRHNEQDIMAVSAALIPIETPRDPFWEFSARIYLESIIGYVLESLPEEEHTMDSVVRLSREIGTGRLSKLMDELAVLDPDSFAARRYSICRDGEKADRTNACVLMFLAEKLAPLDYAGARAMFHNPDKIGLARLGREKTAVFLGVSDTDRSMDRLANLFYTQALHVLCDEADHNPAHRLNVPVRFILDDFAANARIPDFDKILSVVRSRDISASVILQSISQLESMYGHAAAMTIINNCDHCLYLGGQDVETARYMGLKANRSTGTMLSMPLDSAWLFARGEQPRLTRKFDLYSHRRCHERRGYEKTDQEEAIA
- a CDS encoding ClpP family protease produces the protein MNPFYTMPNILTETSEGATAHSLQDELFKEREIELVGEITQESAYSIILQLRYLQKSDSAAPITVYINSPGGEVASGLALYDVMRAVKCPVRTVCVGTAASMAAILFASGTERGILPHGKIMIHDPLTTGINGSALTIDSLSRNLMETRQITAGILAKHTGRPLDEIFACTAKDTYFNAQEAVGFGLADYIVEEM